In one Diabrotica virgifera virgifera chromosome 7, PGI_DIABVI_V3a genomic region, the following are encoded:
- the LOC126888595 gene encoding uncharacterized protein LOC126888595, with product MRQVKTLSKQLKVEQKKGAGLKTRPETAKRRVHWEDSVSTFNSRIQTGVISNLKHKDPGSFLVDCKALFKRRIQNVLKNNAAVKVNIAFGGEFEIAQGEKMMNETKYFTTSNSAIYRDTNLDEWFEKKVVEPINRDLEEFQERDSGWALKAVVNLGVNINKFTPQLGSSYIDLPAQIKRQQACSNVKNDDEACFAWAVISALYPCRNNSALMSSYPHYSQVLKLKGIQWPMTAKQIPNFEKQNNISINVYILKKEKKNYTTLPTFLTKNKKDKHVNLLLIQNKYDEQGPLKYHYVWIKNLSRLLSKQLSNEDGTKYFCDGCLYYFRSQEKLNVHKTCCKGRSDVLCDRCLQPFLSSTQLEAHINDCERINETAIKMPEESQKMLKFKNFRNKLKAPFAVYADLESVLEHSAEKTTYQKHIPAAVGYYFKCSYDDFLSFYKSYRGKDCMKWFADELNQLAEDVSTVFMCPFDINMTFQQESDFQAATHCHICEQRFSPSDKKMRDHNHLIPENNYRFAAHEGCNINYKDAHTIPVIFHNLSGYDAHFIINDIATHIKGPVDLLPITKEKYISFTKHINDARIKFRFIDSFRFMASSLDKLSSYLTEYPNLRSQYVFLPEEQFNLLTVKSIMPYDYIDSFDRFIETCLPPIEFFYNKLEDKPCPRRHYHRALQVWSSFSCSSLGDYVDLYMKTDILLLADVFERFRFSCLETYNLDPAPLL from the coding sequence ATGAGGCAGGTGAAAACGTTGAGTAAGCAACTGAAGGTTGAACAAAAGAAGGGGGCGGGACTAAAAACTCGACCGGAGACTGCAAAGCGTAGGGTACATTGGGAAGACTCTGTATCTACATTTAATTCAAGAATTCAGACTGGAGTCATTTCGAACCTTAAACACAAGGACCCAGGTAGTTTCCTGGTTGATTGCAAAGCTCTGTTCAAGCGACGAATCCAGAATGTCTTAAAAAATAACGCTGCAGTGAAAGTTAACATAGCATTTGGAGGAGAGTTCGAGATTGCTCAAGGTGAAAAGATGATGAATGAAACAAAGTACTTCACTACTTCAAACTCAGCCATTTATAGAGACACCAATCTTGATGAATGGTTCGAGAAAAAAGTAGTGGAACCCATCAACAGAGACTTGGAAGAATTCCAAGAGAGAGATAGTGGCTGGGCACTAAAAGCGGTTGTTAACCTGGgggttaatataaacaaatttacaCCACAGCTTGGTTCCTCATACATTGATCTTCCCGCTCAGATAAAAAGACAACAGGCATGCAGTAATGTTAAGAATGATGATGAGGCATGCTTTGCATGGGCTGTCATATCGGCATTATATCCTTGTCGGAATAACTCCGCTTTAATGTCATCTTACCCACACTATTCCCAAGTGCTGAAACTTAAAGGTATTCAGTGGCCAATGACCGCCAAACAGATTCCTAATTTTGAAAAGCAGAATAATATATCGATCAATGTATACATTTtgaaaaaggagaagaagaactATACGACTCTCCCGACCTTCCtaacaaaaaacaagaaggatAAACATGTGAATCTGCTTTTGATACAAAATAAATATGACGAGCAAGGTCCCCTTAAATATCATTACGTTtggataaaaaatctatctcGCCTCCTTTCCAAGCAGCTTAGCAATGAAGATGGAACAAAATATTTCTGTGATGGCTGCCTCTATTACTTTCGATCGCAAGAAAAGTTGAATGTTCATAAGACATGCTGCAAAGGGCGATCAGATGTTCTCTGTGATAGGTGTTTACAACCATTTTTATCGTCTACACAGCTAGAAGCTCACATCAACGATTGTGAAAGAATAAATGAAACAGCCATTAAAATGCCTGAAGAAAgccaaaaaatgttaaaatttaagaATTTCAGGAATAAACTAAAAGCCCCCTTCGCGGTATACGCAGATCTTGAAAGCGTTCTGGAACATAGTGCTGAAAAGACTACCTATCAAAAACATATACCTGCTGCCGTTGGGTATTACTTTAAATGTTCCTATGATGATTTTTTGTCATTTTACAAATCATATCGTGGAAAAGATTGCATGAAATGGTTTGCAGATGAACTAAATCAGCTTGCTGAGGATGTTTCTACGGTGTTTATGTGTCCGTTTGATATTAATATGACATTTCAGCAAGAGAGTGATTTTCAAGCAGCCACTCATTGTCATATTTGCGAGCAGCGCTTCTCCCCCAGTGATAAGAAAATGCGAGACCATAATCACCTAATCCCTGAAAATAATTATCGATTTGCAGCTCATGAAGGCTGTAATATTAATTACAAAGATGCTCACACTATCCCTGTGATATTTCATAACCTCAGTGGATATGATGCGCATTTCATTATTAATGATATTGCTACTCACATCAAAGGTCCTGTAGATCTTCTTCCTATTACTaaggaaaaatatatttctttcaCTAAACACATTAATGATGCTCGAATTAAATTTCGTTTCatcgatagttttcgatttatggCGTCTTCTCTCGATAAGCTCTCTTCTTATTTAACCGAATATCCTAATCTCCGCTCTCAATATGTTTTCCTTCCCGAGGAGCAGTTCAATCTTCTTACTGTGAAAAGTATCATGCCTTATGATTATATTGATTCTTTCGATCGTTTTATTGAAACATGTCTGCCGCCTATCgagtttttttataataaacttgaGGATAAACCTTGTCCTCGCCGCCATTATCATCGCGCCCTCCAAGTCTGGTCCTCATTCTCTTGTTCTTCTCTCGGAGATTACGTCGATCTCTACATGAAAACCGATATTCTTCTTCTTGCCGACGTTTTCGAACGGTTCCGCTTCAGTTGTCTCGAAACATATAATCTTGATCCCGCTCCATTACTTTAG